The genomic region AATGAAGGAGATATTGATATCACCTGCAAGAACACGTACCTATCTTTGCAGTACAACCTTGTCGAACATCTTTGGGCAAGGCGTGGTTCCATGGGTTGAAGTATGGCTACTTAATTAAGTTGTCGAGTATCAGTGTAATGTGTTGGTGTCTACTTTAGTGTACTTTAGTCGATGTAAGCCTCCAGTTGTGGTCAAGATAACTGCTGTTATGTGAGCGTCTTGGATGTAACTATGTATGGTTTCATCCATACTTCAATAAAATTTAGATAATGTGTGCTTTGTTCATTAGCAACTTAAATTAAGGGAGTTCTCAAACATAACATAAACGTCTAAAGGTAATGAGCTCAAACATAACATATAGTGGACAAGTTCAAACTGACAATTCATAACCATAAGTGACGAGAATAAGTTTACAAACATAACATAATCTTGAGTTCTTCAACTGAAATGAAGACACTAACGCAGTCCAAAGTCACACTTCAAAAAATGTGATTATTACAGCACGCATTACTAAAACAGAAACTCAACTAGTGAAAACCGTGGTCCACAATTTTCACTAAACGAACAACTCAGTTTGGATTGTTGACAAACCAGTCCACAAGTGCTTTCCTCTTTGCTATGAAAGCAGGCCTCAAATCTTCGGCTATGTCCTCCAAATCCACAGCCATTGCTTCCTTCAACTCATCGTTCTTCTCTTTGCGTTCTTGAAACTTCAGTTTTGTTTTCTCCACTTCAATTTGTTCTTGTTGAACTTGCAGCTTCTTATATTCGAGATCCTTGAAAACCTCATAATGTGCTTCTTTCTTCTCCACTTTGTCTTCACTTTGTTTCAACCGGGCCATTTGCAGGTCATGAATTCTGGTCAAATACTTCATGGACTGGGACGACGTGGACATGGCCTTCTTCCTTGATGCCTTTGTGGAGTCTCGGCCTAATGGCCTTTTCCCAGTTAAACCTAGAGAATCGCTATCCAAATCGTTTACACTTGCAGTTGGTGTGGCACTGCCAACCGGTGACATCCCTGCTGCCCCTCGTAGTGAAGTGCCTTGAACAATAGCTTGCCATTTGGGTTCGTTCTTGAGTTTAGTCCAACAATGCATGAAGGGGAACCCTCTCTTATTTTCGGTTGTAAACAGTGTGGTAGCCATTGAAGTCTGAAAAGGCATAAGAACAATGTTAGGCACACTCATCAAACATACATGAACACTTAGTAAATTGTGAACAGCAACTTTTGCATAAGATGGGGAAAATACCTTATCATAATCAGTTAAACCACTTTGATTTTCCCTGAGGACTCTTGCATACAACGAAGCATACTTCCCACAATCAGCCTTAATTTTGTCCCATCGACTTGTTAAAGCCCTGATAACTCTCTTAGGATACTCACCTCTCATTTCGTTATACCGTTTATCAATTCTTGCCCAAAGTCCTTCCTTCCTCTGGCCAGTGCTAATTACTGGATCACAACTAATTTCTAGCCAAGTTGTGCATAGCAACAAATCCTCTTCTGGCGTAAAGTTTTGTTCTTTCATTTTCTTCCCTTTACCAGGTGTACCACCTTCTTTGCTGGGGCTGTTAACCTCCTGTGCGCTGTGCTCTGCCTCGGACTCCAAAAATATTGGGTCCATAGGGTTCGAAGAGTTGTTAGGCAGTGTGACAAAATGGCTAGGTGGTTGCATTTGGCCAGCAGCAAGCGGGGGAGGTGGGCAAGGATAACTAGGATTCATCATACCAACGAAATGATTCCATGGGCCCCTATTTGCAAAACCTCCTACTTCATTTTGTTGTTGTGATAAACTGGGAATTGTAAGGTGGCTGCTGCTAAATTGGATATTAGATCCACTAGGAAAGTCGTAGGGATTAGGCTGCCAGTACTGTGGATTCCACATAGGGGGGCATTCCTTGAG from Zea mays cultivar B73 chromosome 6, Zm-B73-REFERENCE-NAM-5.0, whole genome shotgun sequence harbors:
- the LOC103629039 gene encoding uncharacterized protein encodes the protein MESECRETLPLAGAALPLSTPAREDSRGAELLGATPSSPSTEAEAGDQPPRAAKGTGGRIRWASREESHANGFDDRGVRIEAPTGRLHRRRRRSTLSAGDSTRLLPRLGVRRSRTRAPVHRSASSDLHIYRFPLMVLHTHQLLKECPPMWNPQYWQPNPYDFPSGSNIQFSSSHLTIPSLSQQQNEVGGFANRGPWNHFVGMMNPSYPCPPPPLAAGQMQPPSHFVTLPNNSSNPMDPIFLESEAEHSAQEVNSPSKEGGTPGKGKKMKEQNFTPEEDLLLCTTWLEISCDPVISTGQRKEGLWARIDKRYNEMRGEYPKRVIRALTSRWDKIKADCGKYASLYARVLRENQSGLTDYDKTSMATTLFTTENKRGFPFMHCWTKLKNEPKWQAIVQGTSLRGAAGMSPVGSATPTASVNDLDSDSLGLTGKRPLGRDSTKASRKKAMSTSSQSMKYLTRIHDLQMARLKQSEDKVEKKEAHYEVFKDLEYKKLQVQQEQIEVEKTKLKFQERKEKNDELKEAMAVDLEDIAEDLRPAFIAKRKALVDWFVNNPN